In the Streptomyces fradiae ATCC 10745 = DSM 40063 genome, one interval contains:
- the moeZ gene encoding adenylyltransferase/sulfurtransferase MoeZ produces MSLPPLVEPAAELTVDEVRRYSRHLIIPDVGMDGQKRLKNAKVLCVGAGGLGSPALMYLAAAGVGTLGIVEFDEVDESNLQRQIIHSQSDIGRSKAESARDSVKGINPYVNVVLHQERLEADNVMDIFSQYDLIVDGTDNFATRYLVNDACVLLGKPYVWGSIYRFDGQASVFWSEHGPCYRCLYPEPPPPGMVPSCAEGGVLGVLCASVGSIQVTEAIKLLAGVGDPLVGRLMIYDALEMQYRQVKVRKDPNCAVCGENPTVTELIDYEAFCGVVSEEAQEAAAGSTITPKQLKEWIDEGEKIDIIDVREINEYEIVSIPGARLIPKNEFLMGNALQDLPQDRKIVLHCKTGVRSAEVLAVLKSAGFADAVHVGGGVIGWVNQIEPHKPVY; encoded by the coding sequence GTGTCGCTGCCACCCCTGGTCGAGCCGGCCGCCGAGCTCACCGTAGACGAGGTCCGCAGGTACTCCCGCCATCTGATCATCCCGGACGTCGGGATGGACGGACAGAAGCGGCTGAAGAACGCCAAGGTGCTGTGCGTGGGCGCCGGCGGCCTCGGCTCGCCCGCGCTGATGTACTTGGCCGCGGCGGGCGTCGGCACACTCGGCATCGTGGAGTTCGACGAGGTCGACGAGTCGAACCTGCAGCGCCAGATCATCCACAGCCAGTCCGACATCGGCCGCTCCAAGGCGGAGTCCGCCCGCGACTCCGTCAAGGGCATCAACCCGTACGTGAACGTGGTCCTTCACCAGGAGCGGCTCGAAGCCGACAACGTGATGGACATCTTCAGCCAGTACGACCTCATCGTCGACGGCACGGACAACTTCGCCACGCGCTACCTGGTCAACGACGCGTGCGTGCTGCTGGGCAAGCCGTACGTCTGGGGCTCCATCTACCGCTTCGACGGCCAGGCGTCGGTCTTCTGGTCCGAGCACGGCCCCTGCTACCGCTGCCTCTACCCGGAGCCCCCGCCGCCGGGCATGGTCCCCTCCTGCGCCGAGGGCGGCGTGCTGGGCGTGCTGTGCGCGTCGGTCGGCTCCATCCAGGTCACCGAGGCGATCAAGCTCCTCGCCGGCGTGGGCGACCCGCTGGTCGGCCGCCTGATGATCTACGACGCCCTGGAGATGCAGTACCGGCAGGTCAAGGTCCGCAAGGACCCGAACTGCGCCGTCTGCGGCGAGAACCCGACCGTCACCGAGCTCATCGACTACGAGGCCTTCTGCGGCGTCGTCTCCGAGGAGGCCCAGGAGGCGGCGGCCGGCTCCACGATCACTCCCAAGCAGCTCAAGGAGTGGATCGACGAGGGCGAGAAGATCGACATCATCGACGTCCGCGAGATCAACGAGTACGAGATCGTCTCGATCCCCGGCGCTCGCCTGATCCCGAAGAACGAGTTCCTGATGGGCAACGCCCTCCAGGACCTCCCGCAGGACCGGAAGATCGTCCTGCATTGCAAGACGGGTGTCCGCAGTGCGGAAGTCCTCGCCGTCCTGAAGTCGGCCGGGTTCGCCGACGCGGTCCACGTCGGCGGAGGCGTCATCGGCTGGGTCAACCAGATCGAGCCCCACAAGCCGGTCTACTGA